CGGGCGCATTTGTCCAGACGAGGTATGCATGACCCAGACCGATCGAGACGCGCTTCTGGAGGCCGCGCTGATCCACGTGCCCTTCGAGGGGATGAACGACCTGGCCCTGGCCGCGGGCGCCCGCGACATCGGCATGAGCCCGGCCCTGGCTCGGGTGCATTTCCCGCAGGGCGGGGCCGGGCTGGCCGCCGCCTATCACCGCCGCGCCGATCAGGCCCTGCGCCAGGCCCTGGCCGCCGCCCCGCCCGAGGGGCGCTTTCGCGACCGCGTGGCCCAGGCCGTCTGGCAGCGGTTGCAGCTGGTCGATTCCGAACTGGTCCGCGCGGGGGCAGCGACGCTGGCTCTGCCGCAGAACGCGGCGCTCGCCTCGAAGCTGGTCTGGGAGACGGCGGATGTCATCTGGACGGGCCTCGGCGACCGCTCGCAGGACGTGAACTGGTATTCCAAGCGCGCGACCCTGGCGGCGGTGATCTCGGCCACGGTGCTGTTCTGGCTGGGCGACGACTCCGAGGGGCAGGCCGACACGCGCGGCTTCATCGACCGCCGCATCGACGGGATCATGAGCATCGAGACGGTCAAGGCCAGGCTGCGGCGCCTGCCCGGCGCCTCGCGGCTGGCCGATGCGGCCTTCGGCTGGATCAAGGCGCCCCGCGACCGCGCGCTTCCCGGCAAGATCCGCTAAGGAGAGACCATGTTTCCCGACACCATGACCGCGATCCAGATCGCCGCCCCCGGCGCCGCCGACCAGCTGCGCGCCACGACCCGCCCCGTGCCGGTCCCCTGCCACGACCAGATCCTGATCCGGATCGCCTATGCCGGGGTGAACCGCCCCGACGTGCTGCAGCGCTCGGGCCAGTACGCGCCCCCGCCGGGCGCGTCGGATCTGCCGGGGCTGGAGGCCTCGGGCGAGATCGTGGGCATGGGCGCGGGCGTGACCCGCTGGCGCAAGGGCGAGCAGGTCTGCGCGCTGCTGCCGGGCGGCGGCTATGCCGAATATGCGGTCTGCCACGCCGACCACGCCCTGCGCATCCCCAAGGGCCTGACGCTGCGCGAGGGCGCCTGCCTGCCCGAGACCGCCTTTACCGTCTGGTCGAACGTCGTCCAGCGCGGCCGGCTGACGGGGGGCGAGCGGTTCCTGGTCCATGGCGGCACCTCGGGCATCGGCATGATGGCGATCCAGATCGCCCGCGCGCTTGGCGCGCGCGTCTTCGCCACCGCCGGCAGCGACGACAAATGCGCCGCCATCAGGGCCCTGGGGGCCACCGCCATCAACTATCGCGACCAGGATTTCGTGAAGATCCTGGCCGAGGCGGGCGGGGCGGACCTGATCCTGGACATGGTGGGCGGCAGCTACATCCCGCGCAACATCAGATCGCTGGCCCAGGACGGCCGGCTGGTGATGATCGCCTTCCTCGAGGGTCCCAAGGTCGAGCTGAACTTTGCCCAGATCATGGTGAACCGCCTGACGGTCACCGGCGCGACCCTGCGCCCCCAGTCCGACGTGGCCAAGGCCGAGATCGCCGACCGCCTGCGCAAGCAGCTCTGGCCGATGATCGGCGCCGGCGCGGTGGGCGTGACCATCGACAGCGAATTCCCCCTGTCCGAGGCTTCCGAGGCCCATCGTCGCATGGAAAGCAGCGATCACATCGGCAAGATCGTCCTCAACGTGGCGGGCGACGGCGCCTGAGGCGAGGCCGGATGCCTCCGGCGGGGATATTTGCAGACCCAAGCAGGGCAGGTCTGCCTGTCCCTCCCGCGCCGGAAGGTGATCCGGCCAAACATGGCCTCAAGGCCCCCCGGGCACCGCACGCCCTTTCGCCTTGGCGCCAAATATCCTCGGGGGGTCCGGGGGGCGAAGCGCCCCCGGCCGTCGCGGGACGCAACGGCAAGGCTCGGGATCAGCGCACCGCTTCCATCAGCACGCGGGGGCGGTCGCAATCGCGGCGGACATCGGGGGCGCAGGGGCGGGGGGCCAGGTCGCGGGTCAGGCAGATGCGGACCTCGGACAGGGCCGCGTCGCGGCAGGTCACGGTGACCCCGTCGGCGTCAAAGCCCGGATTGGCCTCGAGGAACGCCTCCTCGACGATGGCCGGCGACAGGGTGATGTCGCGGTCGAGATCGTCGAAGACCTCGGGGATGCGGATCTGGTCCAGCGCCGCGCGGGTGGCGTCGTAATAGCCGGTGGCGGACAGGCCGGTGCAGCGGCCATGCTTGCGCCACTGATAGGCGGCAAGCCCCGGCGAGCCCATGATGTCGGCCATGGCCGCGCTGTCGCGGCGGGCGGGGTCGCGTTCGGGCGTCGGGCAATCTTGGGGCCAGCCGCGCTCGTGCTGGGGCCAGAGGCCGTGGACGGTGAAGTCCTTCGCCGTGCCGCCCCGGCATTCCGCGGCGCCGCGATCGTCGCCCGTCGCGCTGCACCAGCTGGGCTGCCAGCTGAGCGCCAGGACGTAATAGTCGAACTGCCCCGCGACATCGCGGGCCGCAAGGGGCAGGGGGATCATGAGGGCCGCCAGGGCCAGAAGGGATGCGCGCATGGGCGGCATCCTAGCCCGGCTGCGGCGCAAGGGCACGCGGCAATCGTGCGAATCCTCTTTTCCCCGGCCCCCGGAATCGCTATACGGTCCGGCAATTCCCCCCGAAAACGAGGAATGGCAGCCGCCAAAGCCGTTTTTCCGGCCCACTCCCCCATGTTCGGGACCAAGACACGCGAAGGAGACTGACATGAGCAAGCCGCTGATGGCCAAGGCCACTGCCGTCTGGCTGGTCGACAACACGACGCTCAGCTTCAAGCAGATCGGCGATTTCTGCGGTCTGCACGAGCTGGAGATCCAGGGCATCGCCGATGGCGACGTGGCTGCCGGGGTCAAGGGCTTCGACCCGGTCGCCTCGAACCAGCTGGACCCCGAGGAGATCAAGCGCGCCGAGGCGAGCCCGATCTATCGCATGCGCCTCAAGCACAACCCTGCCGCCGAGGGCGAGGAAAAGCGTCGCGGGCCGCGCTATACGCCGCTGTCCAAGCGTCAGGACCGCCCCGCCGCGATCCTGTGGCTGGTCAAGTTCCATCCCGAACTGGCCGATGCGCAGGTGGCCAAGCTGGTGGGCACCACCAAGCCGACCATCGCCTCGATCCGCGAGCGCACGCATTGGAACATCGGCAACATCCAGCCGATCGACCCGGTCGCCCTGGGCCTGTGCCGCCAGACCGAGCTGGACGCCGCCGTGCAGAAGGCCGCCAAGAAGAAGGCCGCCGAGGGCGGGGTGATGACCGATGACGAGCGGCGCAAGCTGGTCAGCACCGAGACCTCGCTGGCGATGGGCGACGAGCCGCGCCTGCCCAGCTCGATCGCGGGGCTGGAGAACTTCAGCCTGTCGCGCGAGGACAAGCGCCCCGAGCCGCCGCGCGATGCCGACAGCTTCTTCAACCTGCCCGATGCCGATGCCGAGACCGATGCCGGGGCTGACGCGGGCGACGAGGATGACGGGGACGAGGGCAAGCGCCGCTGAGCCGGCGCTGCCCTTCGGACCCATGAAAATTGGACGCATGAAAAAAGGCCGGCGCAATGCCGGCCTTTTCCATTCGGGATCGGGATCTGATCAGGTGCGGCCGCGGATCGCGCGATAGCCCCAGATCAGGATGCAGGCACCGATGACGGCGACGACCAGCTGGCCCAGCACGCTGTAGGTCGTAGTGCCCATGATCATGCGCAGGATCGCGTTGCCCAGAACGGCGCCCAGGATGCCCAGGATGATGTTCGTCAGCAGACCATGATCGGATTTCATGATCTTTTCAGCGATCCAGCCTGCGATCGCGCCCAGAATGATCGATAGAATCCAGCCCATACCAGCCATGTGATGTCCCCTTGAAATGCGTTTGGACCACCCCTGCGGCAGCCCGTCGCATCAGTAATGCGGACAGGAGCGGTTCCGTTCCCCATCGAGGGGGGCGGAACCGCGACTGTCGGCGAAACGTCACAGAAACGGGCAGTTATACCAACGGCCCTAAGCACTGACCCCTTTTGCGTATTCACGCGTGGCAATCGATCGGACGCGCTCGGGGTCGTTTGCGAAGGCGTTCCATGCGCTGCAGCATCGGTCGACAATGTCTGCGTAGGTGTCAAAGACGGTGATGGCGAGGCAGTTTGCGCGCAGATAGGCCCAGATGTTCTCAACCGGATTCAGCTCTGGCGCATAGGGCGGAAGCGTCACGATGGTGATGTTGTCGGGGATGCGCAGAGCGCTGGAGTTATGCCAGCCGGCGCCGTCCATCACGAGCACGGCATGGGCGCCCGACGCGACGGTTTTCGCGATTTCAGCGAGATGAGCGTTCATGGCCGAGGTATCGGCACGTGGCATGACAAGTGCCGCGGTCGTGGCGCGCGATGGACAGACGGCGCCGAAGATATAGGCCCATTTGTAGCGGGTGTCGCGCGGCGCACGAGGCCGGGTTCCGCACTCGGCCCAGGTCCGGGTGAGCGTCCCCTGTTGACCTACGCGTGCTTCATCCTGAAACCACACCTCCAATGGCTTCCCGTGCGCCGTCTCCGGCAGGGCGGCCTTTACCGTAGCGGCAAAGTTTTTTTAAATGCCTCCTGTGCCAACGGGTCGGATCTGGGGTGCTGTGGGCGCACTGAAAGGCGGCGGAAGCCAAGGGCTGCCAGCTGCTTGCCGACCGTCCGCTCGTGCATGACCACGCCGAAGCGATCTTCGATCTTGCGCTTGAGATCGACGCAGCGCCAGCGGACCACCCCATCGGCCTCAAGGTCAGGCCCTTCACGGACCATCCGGGCAAGTTCCGCTTTCTGCTCAGAGTTCAGGAGCGGCGTCGGGCCTGCCCAATACCGGTTCGACAGACCGGTGATCCCCTCGGCGTTGTAGCGATGAACCCAATCGCGCAGGGTCTGCCGGTCCATGCCGCAGGCCTCCGCCGCCGTCTTGCGATCCGCGCCCTCCAGAACAAGAGCGATCGCCAAAATCCGCCGCACCGCTTTTGCATCCTTTGTGCGCGCCGCCGCCGCCCGAAGCTCACTTGTCGACATATCCGTTCGAGTGATCTCAATCGCCATCAGAACCTCCATCTCTTGATGGCAATGATTCAGATTTTCAGGTCGAAGGGAATCCCGTGAGTCAGAGCTTAGGGCTGTTGGTATTACAGGGACAGGCAGATGTATTTCATCTCCAGATAGTCCTCCAGACCGTGGCGGCTGCCCTCGCGGCCCAGGCCCGACTGCTTGACGCCGCCGAAGGGCGCCACCTCGGTCGAGATGATGCCGGTGTTCACGCCGACGATGCCGTATTCCAGCGCCTCCTGCACGCGGGTGATGCGGCCGATGTCGCGGGCGTAGAAATACGAGGCCAGCCCGAAGATGGTGTTGTTGGCCGCCGCGACCGCCTCGTCCTCGGTCTCGAAGCGGAAAAGGGGGGCGAGGGGGCCGAAGGTTTCCTCGGTGGCGACCTTCATCGCGTCGGTGACGCCGGTGACGACGGTGGGCTGGAAGAACAGCCCCCCGATGCGGGCACCGCCGGTCAGGACGGTGCCGCCGCCCTCGGTGACGTCGCGGATGTGGTCCTCGACCTTCTCCACGGCCTTCTCATTGATCAGGGGGCCGGTGGTGGTGCCGTCCTCCAGCCCGTCGCCGACGCGCAGCTTGTCCACCGCCGCCGCCAGTTTCTCGGCGAAGGCGTCATAGACGCCCGCCTGGACATAGATGCGGTTGGCGCAGACGCAGGTCTGGCCGTTGTTGCGGAATTTCGACGCCATCGCGCCCTCGACCGCGGCATCCAGATCGGCGTCGTCGAAGACGATGAAGGGCGCGTTGCCGCCCAGCTCCATGCTGCATTTCATCACCTGATCGGCCGCCTGGCGCAGCAGGATGCGTCCCACCTCGGTCGAGCCGGTGAAGGTCAGCTTGCGCACCAGCGGGTTCTCGCAGAACTCCTTGCCGATGTCGCTGGACCGCGACGAGGTGACCACCGACAGGATGCCCGCGGGCAGGCCCGCGCGCTCGCCCAGCACCGCCATGGCCAGCGCCGACAGGGGCGTTTCCGCCGCCGGGCGCGCGACGAAGCCGCAGCCCACCGCCAGCGCGGGCCCGGCCTTGCGGGCGATCATCGCGTTGGGGAAGTTCCACGGCGTGATCGAGCCCACCACGCCGATCGGCTGGCGGATGACCGTCAGGCGCTTGTCGGGCATGTGGCCGGGGATGGTCTCGCCATAGACGCGCT
Above is a window of Paracoccus liaowanqingii DNA encoding:
- a CDS encoding GlsB/YeaQ/YmgE family stress response membrane protein — its product is MAGMGWILSIILGAIAGWIAEKIMKSDHGLLTNIILGILGAVLGNAILRMIMGTTTYSVLGQLVVAVIGACILIWGYRAIRGRT
- a CDS encoding NAD-dependent succinate-semialdehyde dehydrogenase, encoding MTQHSTDLKTLLRDPSLLETRAFVAGAWVDADDGATFEVRNPARGDVIANVADLGRAEVARAIDAAQAAMGDWAARPAKERAQVLRRWFDLMMENQDDLGRILTAEQGKPLAEAKGEIAYGASFIEWFGEEAKRVYGETIPGHMPDKRLTVIRQPIGVVGSITPWNFPNAMIARKAGPALAVGCGFVARPAAETPLSALAMAVLGERAGLPAGILSVVTSSRSSDIGKEFCENPLVRKLTFTGSTEVGRILLRQAADQVMKCSMELGGNAPFIVFDDADLDAAVEGAMASKFRNNGQTCVCANRIYVQAGVYDAFAEKLAAAVDKLRVGDGLEDGTTTGPLINEKAVEKVEDHIRDVTEGGGTVLTGGARIGGLFFQPTVVTGVTDAMKVATEETFGPLAPLFRFETEDEAVAAANNTIFGLASYFYARDIGRITRVQEALEYGIVGVNTGIISTEVAPFGGVKQSGLGREGSRHGLEDYLEMKYICLSL
- a CDS encoding IS630 family transposase (programmed frameshift) — its product is MMAIEITRTDMSTSELRAAAARTKDAKAVRRILAIALVLEGADRKTAAEACGMDRQTLRDWVHRYNAEGITGLSNRYWAGPTPLLNSEQKAELARMVREGPDLEADGVVRWRCVDLKRKIEDRFGVVMHERTVGKQLAALGFRRLSVRPQHPRSDPLAQEAFKKNFAATVKAALPETAHGKPLEVWFQDEARVGQQGTLTRTWAECGTRPRAPRDTRYKWAYIFGAVCPSRATTAALVMPRADTSAMNAHLAEIAKTVASGAHAVLVMDGAGWHNSSALRIPDNITIVTLPPYAPELNPVENIWAYLRANCLAITVFDTYADIVDRCCSAWNAFANDPERVRSIATREYAKGVSA
- a CDS encoding ribonuclease T2 family protein, with protein sequence MRASLLALAALMIPLPLAARDVAGQFDYYVLALSWQPSWCSATGDDRGAAECRGGTAKDFTVHGLWPQHERGWPQDCPTPERDPARRDSAAMADIMGSPGLAAYQWRKHGRCTGLSATGYYDATRAALDQIRIPEVFDDLDRDITLSPAIVEEAFLEANPGFDADGVTVTCRDAALSEVRICLTRDLAPRPCAPDVRRDCDRPRVLMEAVR
- a CDS encoding DUF1013 domain-containing protein, with translation MSKPLMAKATAVWLVDNTTLSFKQIGDFCGLHELEIQGIADGDVAAGVKGFDPVASNQLDPEEIKRAEASPIYRMRLKHNPAAEGEEKRRGPRYTPLSKRQDRPAAILWLVKFHPELADAQVAKLVGTTKPTIASIRERTHWNIGNIQPIDPVALGLCRQTELDAAVQKAAKKKAAEGGVMTDDERRKLVSTETSLAMGDEPRLPSSIAGLENFSLSREDKRPEPPRDADSFFNLPDADAETDAGADAGDEDDGDEGKRR
- a CDS encoding COQ9 family protein; this encodes MTQTDRDALLEAALIHVPFEGMNDLALAAGARDIGMSPALARVHFPQGGAGLAAAYHRRADQALRQALAAAPPEGRFRDRVAQAVWQRLQLVDSELVRAGAATLALPQNAALASKLVWETADVIWTGLGDRSQDVNWYSKRATLAAVISATVLFWLGDDSEGQADTRGFIDRRIDGIMSIETVKARLRRLPGASRLADAAFGWIKAPRDRALPGKIR
- a CDS encoding NAD(P)H-quinone oxidoreductase is translated as MFPDTMTAIQIAAPGAADQLRATTRPVPVPCHDQILIRIAYAGVNRPDVLQRSGQYAPPPGASDLPGLEASGEIVGMGAGVTRWRKGEQVCALLPGGGYAEYAVCHADHALRIPKGLTLREGACLPETAFTVWSNVVQRGRLTGGERFLVHGGTSGIGMMAIQIARALGARVFATAGSDDKCAAIRALGATAINYRDQDFVKILAEAGGADLILDMVGGSYIPRNIRSLAQDGRLVMIAFLEGPKVELNFAQIMVNRLTVTGATLRPQSDVAKAEIADRLRKQLWPMIGAGAVGVTIDSEFPLSEASEAHRRMESSDHIGKIVLNVAGDGA